Proteins encoded by one window of Streptomyces uncialis:
- a CDS encoding poly-gamma-glutamate hydrolase family protein codes for MSETRRRSILTAFTGAALGTGLVGGQAVAAPRTTAATTAACPTVPVIPATRRTPFVTNTDLYRDPQFTEGTHYARRYKRQARTDADLAASHPFTRTTVLALHGGGIEPGTSEIALGIAGYDPATLAPVVPVPPDGRAVHDYWMFEGLLGTPTGPGDPSNSDLHITSTRCDDLVALSMAGGSANVISVHGCNVDQLKQTVPQGPGIPNPAVDSVLVGGLNATFKALLIQELGLANITAYDGDLVPALAGTDPDNPCNRGLLRQGAQLELTLGLRKSMFGTFTRPGRPGSTTAKFGHFVNACRSAIHQMEQRTDQAHY; via the coding sequence ATGAGTGAAACCAGGCGTAGATCCATACTGACCGCGTTCACCGGAGCCGCTCTCGGGACCGGGCTGGTGGGAGGGCAGGCCGTGGCCGCGCCCCGCACCACGGCCGCCACGACGGCCGCGTGTCCGACGGTGCCCGTCATCCCGGCCACCCGCCGGACCCCGTTCGTCACGAACACGGACCTCTACCGGGATCCGCAGTTCACCGAGGGCACCCACTACGCGCGCCGCTACAAGCGTCAGGCGCGGACCGACGCCGATCTCGCCGCGTCCCACCCCTTCACCCGCACCACCGTGCTGGCGCTGCACGGGGGTGGCATCGAGCCGGGGACCTCCGAGATCGCCCTCGGGATCGCCGGGTACGATCCGGCGACGCTCGCCCCCGTCGTCCCCGTACCCCCCGACGGCCGGGCCGTGCACGACTACTGGATGTTCGAGGGACTGCTCGGCACACCCACCGGCCCCGGCGACCCCAGCAACAGCGACCTGCACATCACCTCCACCCGCTGCGACGACCTGGTGGCCCTCTCCATGGCGGGCGGCAGCGCCAACGTGATCAGCGTGCACGGCTGCAACGTGGACCAGTTGAAGCAGACCGTCCCGCAGGGCCCGGGGATTCCGAACCCTGCGGTGGACTCGGTCCTGGTCGGCGGCCTCAACGCGACCTTCAAGGCACTCCTCATCCAGGAGTTGGGGCTCGCCAACATCACCGCGTACGACGGCGACCTCGTCCCCGCCCTGGCGGGAACCGATCCCGACAACCCCTGCAACCGCGGCCTGTTGCGCCAGGGCGCCCAGCTCGAACTCACCCTCGGACTGCGGAAGAGCATGTTCGGCACCTTCACCCGCCCGGGCCGCCCCGGCAGCACCACCGCCAAGTTCGGCCACTTCGTCAACGCCTGCCGCAGTGCCATCCACCAGATGGAGCAGCGTACGGACCAGGCGCACTACTGA
- a CDS encoding LppX_LprAFG lipoprotein codes for MHRPLSLVAAALLCAGCSAVDTPTAKNADEPGVTAVSPAPHSAVRAAVTTTGRSSARIDQKIVMANGEKEYTLTVTGGFDFAADQGRIAAAMPGGPFGRSEVTFAGGNAYISGAKGLDDGVWGAMPRAKAEAHYLLRAPLNDPEHILKQVSALRNVSHEGEATVHGVRAAHYRGTLDHEAFTLRMARDVRKAADQIREKLGDDLPVFADVWVDDRGRLVRTRMAVGTGPVDMTVTMTLTDFGKPVRVTVPKAGNTLPVAAGTGILLG; via the coding sequence ATGCACCGCCCTCTGTCCCTGGTCGCTGCCGCGCTGCTGTGCGCGGGCTGTTCCGCGGTCGACACCCCGACCGCCAAGAACGCTGACGAGCCTGGCGTGACGGCGGTTTCCCCTGCTCCTCACTCCGCCGTGCGGGCGGCTGTCACCACCACCGGCAGGAGCTCCGCCCGGATCGACCAGAAGATCGTGATGGCGAACGGTGAGAAGGAGTACACGCTGACCGTGACCGGCGGCTTCGACTTCGCGGCGGACCAAGGCCGCATCGCGGCCGCGATGCCGGGGGGCCCTTTCGGTCGCAGTGAGGTGACCTTCGCGGGCGGCAACGCCTACATCTCCGGTGCCAAGGGTCTCGACGACGGTGTCTGGGGGGCCATGCCCCGGGCGAAGGCAGAGGCCCATTATCTGCTGCGGGCCCCGCTGAACGACCCCGAACACATCCTCAAGCAGGTGTCCGCACTGCGGAACGTCTCCCATGAGGGCGAGGCCACCGTCCACGGGGTGCGAGCCGCGCACTACCGGGGCACGCTCGACCATGAGGCCTTCACCCTGCGGATGGCGCGGGACGTGCGGAAGGCGGCCGACCAGATCCGCGAGAAGTTGGGCGACGACCTGCCGGTATTCGCGGACGTCTGGGTCGATGACCGTGGGCGACTCGTCCGGACCCGCATGGCCGTGGGCACGGGCCCGGTCGACATGACGGTGACCATGACCCTCACCGACTTCGGAAAGCCGGTCCGCGTGACAGTCCCGAAGGCCGGGAACACCCTCCCGGTCGCCGCCGGCACCGGCATACTCCTCGGCTGA
- a CDS encoding alpha/beta hydrolase: MKRISVLSLVVLSVAALGPAAGAPVPASRSGGDGLDRFRNQSVDWGVCADASLAASGTECAHLTVPLDHGRPQGRTIRIAVSRVASADPARRRGILQTNPGGPGARGLGMPADLRRVMSPGVAAAYDIIGMDTRGLGGSTPVGCGLGRSSWLLYAPGADRAGFGAAVRLSREDARRCWRNAPGLVPHLSTRNIARDMDLVRAVLGERRTSWFGQSYGTVLGATYAQMFPHRVDRLVLDSAPDPAEYPLRMVRRQGPANEKALDDLARWAASRDGVYGLGTTPAAVRAGIERVIARAAQEPIRIGGHRISDHELPLLLYLSLVDDQANPEVAGMLRVLRDAADGQAVIVPPVLRATLDLMFAGAGSRQAADYAAQLAMICADAAVPRDLGHYRRAVERSRRSQPVFGPLTHAPFPCAFWEQEPLQPLIPIGNRVPALQIQAIRDPRTTYASGLRMHRAMRASRLVTLPARAHTVYLNHPDDCVRHTVDTYLLHGTLPADDTRCPG, encoded by the coding sequence GTGAAGAGGATCAGTGTGCTCAGCCTTGTCGTCCTCTCGGTCGCGGCCCTCGGACCGGCCGCAGGAGCCCCCGTTCCCGCGTCACGGTCCGGTGGTGACGGCCTGGACCGGTTCCGGAACCAGTCCGTCGACTGGGGAGTGTGCGCTGACGCCTCGCTCGCCGCGAGCGGTACCGAATGCGCGCACCTCACCGTCCCGCTCGACCACGGCCGCCCGCAGGGGCGCACCATCAGGATCGCCGTCTCGCGGGTCGCGTCGGCGGACCCGGCTCGGCGGCGCGGCATCCTCCAGACGAATCCGGGCGGTCCAGGTGCCCGGGGGCTCGGTATGCCCGCGGATCTGCGGAGGGTGATGAGCCCTGGGGTCGCTGCGGCGTACGACATCATCGGCATGGACACCCGCGGGCTCGGCGGGAGCACCCCGGTCGGCTGCGGACTCGGCCGCAGCAGCTGGCTGCTGTACGCGCCCGGGGCCGACCGGGCGGGGTTCGGGGCGGCTGTGCGGCTGTCCCGCGAGGACGCCCGCAGGTGCTGGAGGAACGCGCCGGGGCTCGTGCCCCATCTGTCGACGCGCAACATCGCCCGGGACATGGACCTCGTCCGTGCCGTACTGGGTGAGCGGCGCACATCATGGTTCGGGCAGTCCTACGGAACGGTCCTGGGCGCGACCTACGCCCAGATGTTCCCCCACCGGGTGGACCGGCTGGTCCTGGACAGCGCGCCAGACCCCGCCGAGTACCCGCTCCGGATGGTGCGCCGTCAGGGCCCCGCCAACGAGAAGGCGCTCGACGACCTCGCGCGCTGGGCCGCGTCCCGGGACGGTGTGTACGGTCTGGGCACCACACCCGCGGCGGTGCGCGCCGGGATCGAGAGGGTGATCGCGCGGGCGGCTCAGGAGCCGATCCGGATCGGCGGGCACCGGATCAGCGACCATGAACTGCCGCTGCTGCTCTATCTCTCCCTCGTCGACGACCAGGCGAACCCGGAGGTCGCGGGCATGCTGCGGGTCCTGCGGGACGCGGCCGACGGGCAGGCGGTCATCGTGCCGCCGGTGCTGCGGGCGACCCTCGACCTGATGTTCGCGGGCGCGGGGAGCCGTCAGGCGGCGGACTACGCGGCCCAGCTCGCGATGATCTGCGCCGACGCGGCCGTGCCCCGCGACCTGGGGCACTACCGTCGGGCCGTGGAACGCAGCCGCCGTTCACAGCCCGTCTTCGGACCCCTGACCCACGCGCCGTTCCCCTGCGCGTTCTGGGAACAGGAGCCGCTCCAGCCCCTGATCCCCATCGGCAACAGGGTCCCGGCACTCCAGATCCAGGCCATCAGGGACCCGCGCACCACCTACGCGTCAGGGCTGAGGATGCACCGCGCGATGCGCGCCTCCCGACTCGTGACCCTGCCCGCCAGAGCACACACCGTCTACCTCAACCACCCCGACGACTGCGTCAGGCACACCGTCGACACCTACCTGCTGCACGGCACCCTCCCCGCCGACGACACCCGCTGCCCCGGATGA